From one Streptomyces sp. NBC_01478 genomic stretch:
- a CDS encoding class F sortase, with the protein MSASELSELAEEEERQKKRAPWGVIALVLLTGLALIRNGSGEFDVGPPQPATAAAADARTGVGTFAKAPAPLPFSVADRVRIPAIRVDAPIMPVGLDADGWVGAPPPEDPNLAGWFTGAVSPGEKGTAVVVGHVDNKMGPAVFYGLGALKKGNRVEVGRKDGKTAVFEIYGIEVFEKKDFPGDRVYASKGTPELRVITCGGGFSKQNGYDGNVVAFARLVEVR; encoded by the coding sequence ATGTCTGCGTCGGAGCTGTCCGAGCTTGCCGAAGAGGAGGAGCGGCAGAAGAAGCGCGCCCCATGGGGAGTGATAGCGCTTGTTCTGCTGACCGGTCTCGCACTCATTCGGAATGGTTCTGGGGAGTTCGACGTGGGCCCCCCGCAGCCGGCCACGGCGGCGGCCGCGGACGCCCGGACCGGTGTCGGCACCTTCGCCAAGGCCCCCGCTCCGCTGCCGTTCTCCGTGGCCGACCGGGTGCGGATTCCCGCGATCCGGGTCGACGCCCCGATCATGCCGGTGGGTCTGGACGCGGACGGCTGGGTCGGTGCGCCGCCGCCGGAGGACCCGAATCTGGCGGGCTGGTTCACCGGCGCGGTCTCCCCCGGTGAAAAGGGCACGGCAGTGGTCGTCGGCCATGTCGACAACAAAATGGGCCCCGCCGTGTTCTACGGACTCGGGGCCCTCAAGAAGGGAAATCGCGTCGAGGTCGGGCGCAAGGACGGAAAGACGGCCGTATTCGAGATCTACGGCATCGAGGTCTTCGAGAAGAAGGACTTCCCCGGCGACCGCGTGTACGCCTCCAAGGGAACTCCGGAACTGCGCGTCATCACCTGCGGCGGCGGTTTCTCCAAGCAGAACGGCTACGACGGGAACGTCGTAGCCTTCGCCCGCCTGGTCGAGGTCCGCTGA
- a CDS encoding bestrophin-like domain, with translation MSEWLVLALAMAAACVVVVIVTFLRERAASEDEDPSETPDVIEYMTMWIGVVYAIVLGLAIAGVWEARSAAQDHVQAEAQALHEISERVRAYPPDERDRIRADVDAYVSQVVNTEWKTMADHQKLTQRGTDLLLRIRQDVTDYQPKTDFQAQAYQPLVEQVAAADLARSARADSTGATMPAVVWFGLLAGGVITIGMVFALQIRRTPRELVLAGLFSALIAFLLFLIWDFDAPYSRGITASAQPFLNLFPHIKD, from the coding sequence TTGTCGGAATGGCTTGTTCTCGCCCTCGCGATGGCGGCGGCCTGTGTCGTCGTCGTCATCGTCACCTTTTTGCGCGAACGCGCGGCGTCCGAGGACGAGGACCCCAGCGAGACCCCGGACGTCATCGAGTACATGACGATGTGGATCGGCGTGGTGTACGCCATCGTCCTGGGTCTGGCGATCGCCGGTGTCTGGGAGGCCCGCAGCGCCGCCCAGGACCATGTGCAGGCGGAGGCGCAGGCGCTGCACGAGATCTCGGAGCGGGTGCGGGCCTACCCGCCGGACGAGCGTGACCGCATCCGGGCGGATGTCGACGCCTATGTCTCACAGGTCGTCAACACCGAGTGGAAGACGATGGCCGACCACCAGAAGCTCACCCAGCGCGGTACCGATCTCCTCCTGCGCATCCGTCAGGACGTCACCGACTACCAGCCGAAGACGGACTTCCAGGCACAGGCCTACCAGCCGCTCGTCGAGCAGGTCGCCGCGGCCGACCTGGCCCGCAGCGCCCGCGCGGACTCCACCGGGGCGACGATGCCCGCGGTGGTGTGGTTCGGGCTGCTGGCCGGGGGTGTGATCACCATCGGCATGGTCTTCGCGCTGCAGATCCGGCGTACGCCGCGGGAGCTGGTCCTCGCCGGGCTGTTCTCGGCGCTGATCGCCTTCCTGCTGTTCCTCATCTGGGACTTCGACGCGCCCTACAGCCGTGGCATCACGGCGTCGGCGCAGCCGTTCCTGAACCTCTTCCCGCACATCAAGGACTGA
- a CDS encoding outer membrane protein assembly factor BamB family protein, with product MTGLHRIRLVGATLLGLVLVGCSGSGGTPSGESSRTTVSASAPPSASPTPVADSGWHTWTASYPAEDGRCEATAHQVVCRTGSGGFVGRSRSTGQVTWSVPPAGRGKDAELVVDSATERAVTTSGETLSAANLRTGKAAWTRRLTDGSAFPVVLRVADGTVFVLETPTAGAKIITLAAFRMSDGKALWHRSVAADLYGNMAAFGGRVYTTDGTKVTAREARTGEAVATSAKGVECPNLISGAHYLVCTGSPYSAGDVFPPLQRLDPDTLRPMKTAEDTGDKPERGVISSDGVLVLYEANAEDSSAGSWNAYDLVHPKRLWSYDDTTEEGELAGDRFLTFTPRNDAAVRDRVISIDLRAGPKGTGDAAPHLSPRYSQARGGEYPRLAVPGGDPGHVVVQAGTHRSLRSIPLP from the coding sequence GTGACCGGATTGCACCGGATACGGTTGGTGGGCGCGACGCTGCTCGGCCTGGTGCTCGTGGGCTGCTCGGGCTCAGGGGGCACGCCTTCCGGCGAGTCGAGTCGTACGACGGTTTCGGCATCCGCGCCGCCCAGTGCCTCGCCGACCCCTGTCGCCGATTCGGGTTGGCATACGTGGACCGCTTCCTACCCGGCGGAGGACGGCCGCTGCGAGGCGACGGCCCACCAGGTCGTGTGCCGCACCGGTTCCGGCGGTTTCGTCGGGCGGTCCCGCAGCACCGGCCAGGTCACCTGGTCCGTCCCGCCGGCCGGCCGCGGCAAGGACGCCGAGCTTGTCGTCGACTCGGCCACCGAACGGGCCGTGACCACCTCCGGCGAGACGCTGAGCGCGGCGAATCTGCGCACGGGCAAGGCCGCTTGGACGCGTCGGCTGACCGACGGCTCGGCCTTCCCGGTGGTTCTCAGGGTGGCGGACGGGACCGTCTTCGTTCTCGAGACCCCGACAGCGGGCGCGAAGATCATCACCCTCGCCGCCTTCCGGATGTCCGACGGCAAGGCGCTGTGGCACCGCAGCGTCGCGGCGGATCTGTACGGAAACATGGCCGCTTTCGGGGGCCGTGTCTACACCACCGACGGCACGAAGGTCACCGCGCGCGAAGCCCGTACCGGCGAGGCCGTGGCGACCAGCGCCAAGGGCGTCGAGTGCCCCAACCTGATCTCCGGCGCCCACTACCTGGTGTGCACCGGCAGCCCGTACTCCGCCGGGGACGTCTTTCCGCCGCTCCAGCGGCTGGACCCGGACACGCTCCGGCCGATGAAAACGGCCGAGGACACGGGAGACAAGCCCGAGCGCGGGGTGATCTCGTCCGACGGTGTGCTCGTGCTGTACGAGGCCAACGCGGAGGACTCCAGCGCCGGTTCCTGGAACGCGTACGACCTCGTCCACCCCAAGAGGCTGTGGAGCTACGACGACACCACGGAGGAGGGGGAGTTGGCGGGTGACCGGTTCCTCACCTTCACCCCGCGCAACGACGCCGCCGTCAGGGACCGGGTGATCTCGATCGACCTGCGCGCCGGTCCGAAGGGGACCGGCGACGCCGCGCCGCATCTGTCCCCGCGGTACTCACAGGCGAGGGGCGGGGAATACCCCCGGCTCGCCGTGCCGGGCGGCGACCCGGGCCATGTCGTCGTGCAGGCGGGCACCCATCGCAGCCTGCGGTCGATCCCGCTGCCCTGA
- a CDS encoding SAM-dependent methyltransferase produces the protein MERPAWAPRSIDISVPSVSRIYDYYLGGSHNFEVDREAARKAMEFLPGLPKIMQANRAFMRRAVRFAAAEGITQFLDIGSGIPTFGNVHEVAQEASPGAHVMYVDHDPVAVAHSQAVLAGNETADVVAADLRKPQEILASPEVQRLIDVNRPVALLLVAILHFVEDTDDPYGAVAELREALAPGSLLILTHASYEGIPLPPERAEGAVDVYRDIRNPLIMRSREEIARFFEGYDMVEPGLVPMPEWRPDTVLEDEDPYSFSGFAGVGRTA, from the coding sequence ATGGAGCGTCCCGCCTGGGCACCACGAAGCATCGACATCTCGGTGCCGAGCGTTTCGCGTATCTACGACTACTACCTGGGCGGTTCGCACAACTTCGAGGTCGACCGGGAAGCGGCCCGCAAGGCCATGGAGTTCCTCCCGGGACTTCCCAAGATCATGCAGGCGAACCGGGCGTTCATGCGCCGCGCCGTGCGTTTCGCGGCCGCCGAGGGCATCACCCAGTTCCTCGACATCGGCTCCGGGATCCCCACCTTCGGGAACGTCCACGAGGTGGCCCAGGAGGCCAGCCCCGGCGCCCATGTCATGTACGTCGACCACGACCCGGTGGCGGTCGCGCACAGCCAGGCCGTGCTGGCGGGCAACGAGACCGCGGACGTCGTCGCGGCCGACCTCCGCAAGCCCCAGGAGATCCTGGCGAGCCCTGAGGTCCAGCGGCTGATCGACGTGAATCGGCCAGTGGCCTTACTTCTCGTTGCCATACTGCACTTCGTGGAAGACACGGACGACCCGTACGGAGCGGTGGCAGAGCTGCGCGAGGCACTCGCGCCCGGCAGTCTGCTCATCCTCACCCATGCCTCGTACGAGGGAATCCCGTTGCCACCGGAGCGGGCGGAGGGCGCGGTGGACGTGTACAGGGACATTCGCAATCCGCTGATCATGCGCTCGCGCGAGGAGATCGCGCGGTTCTTCGAGGGGTACGACATGGTGGAACCCGGACTGGTGCCGATGCCGGAGTGGCGGCCGGACACGGTGCTGGAGGACGAGGATCCGTACTCCTTCTCCGGATTCGCCGGCGTAGGACGCACGGCGTGA
- a CDS encoding SCO0930 family lipoprotein, giving the protein MKTSWRSASLAATAVSVMALTAACGSENVTTPSSAAQNVGATAAAGGYGSVGAATTSPSTGAGNGYGADGQQAAAAEPAGELTVANNPDLGKVLSDGAGLTLYRFDADTANPPKSNCDGDCATAWPPVPADDATAGAGIDKALLGEVTRTDGTKQLTIGGWPAYRYAKDVNAGDVNGQGVGGKWYALAPDGKKATLASLPGLSVKKDAKLGDIVVDKNGHTVYRFLKDKAWPDSVSNCTGACLEKWPAVGIVSASDTKGVKKDGLMGFTRPDGVKQMTVNCWPIYTFSGDTAAGQTNGQGVGGTWYAVSPEGKPVGAPAE; this is encoded by the coding sequence ATGAAGACCTCCTGGCGGAGCGCCTCACTCGCGGCGACGGCCGTGTCCGTCATGGCGTTGACGGCGGCGTGCGGTTCGGAAAATGTGACCACGCCTTCCTCTGCGGCACAGAACGTCGGTGCCACGGCGGCGGCCGGAGGTTACGGAAGCGTCGGTGCGGCCACGACGAGCCCCAGCACCGGTGCCGGCAACGGCTACGGCGCCGACGGCCAGCAGGCCGCGGCCGCCGAGCCCGCGGGCGAGCTGACCGTTGCCAACAACCCCGACCTCGGCAAGGTGTTGAGCGACGGTGCGGGTCTGACCCTCTACCGTTTCGACGCCGACACGGCCAATCCGCCCAAGTCGAACTGCGACGGCGACTGCGCCACCGCGTGGCCGCCGGTTCCCGCCGACGACGCCACGGCCGGTGCCGGTATCGACAAGGCCCTCCTCGGCGAGGTGACCCGTACCGACGGCACCAAGCAACTGACCATCGGCGGCTGGCCCGCCTACCGTTACGCCAAGGACGTCAACGCCGGTGACGTCAACGGCCAGGGCGTGGGCGGCAAGTGGTACGCGCTGGCCCCCGACGGCAAGAAGGCGACCCTCGCCAGCCTGCCCGGTCTGTCCGTCAAGAAGGACGCCAAGCTCGGCGACATCGTCGTCGACAAGAACGGCCACACGGTCTACCGCTTCCTCAAGGACAAGGCATGGCCCGACTCCGTCTCGAACTGCACCGGAGCCTGCCTGGAGAAGTGGCCGGCCGTCGGCATCGTCTCGGCGAGCGACACCAAGGGTGTGAAGAAGGACGGCCTGATGGGCTTCACCCGCCCCGACGGCGTCAAGCAGATGACCGTCAACTGCTGGCCGATCTACACCTTCTCCGGTGACACGGCCGCCGGACAGACCAACGGTCAGGGCGTGGGCGGCACTTGGTACGCCGTCTCCCCTGAAGGGAAGCCGGTCGGCGCGCCCGCGGAGTAG
- a CDS encoding putative bifunctional diguanylate cyclase/phosphodiesterase, giving the protein MIAEPDGPEGRLRRFATIWSRAVFPATSTSLTRPEFEELLLPLARRLSEALRARTFEAEEGKAVGAALVSAHCTDPDALTHTLECVDAYLVLYCGGDGSQEDLRIRSARLQHAMAAGFAQELRERTLAEQEAISVAALQAQGVVAQALHATEARFRAVFEGAAIGIGMADLDGNILQVNGALLRMFGITEQTMGGRNVREWTHPDDAPQTWTLYDELVRGEREHYHVEKAFYRPDGTVLWTNLTVSLLRDADGNPQYQLALMEDTTERRLLNLRLRYEATHDALTGLPNRTLFFERLEKALGAGDNQRFGLCYLDLDGFKTINDSLGHAAGDRLLVEVADRLQSCATAPGEMVARLGGDEFVALTTGPDTEREVDELAGRIMNALITPVSIDGRDLTVRGSIGIVEGPAGERGPAEVLRSADITMYRAKSAGGNRFELADPEADARAITRHGLTTALPAALDRNEFFIEYQPLVHLGDGSVRGAEALVRWLHPQHGVLGPDRFIPLAEHTGLIVPLGRWVLEQSVRQARAWRESYGDGVPLRINVNLSPCQLTHPGLVQETVDILERTGVAPDALCLEVTESALIGADDDLLKPLRQLAEMGVDIALDDFGTGYSNLANLRRLPVSILKLDRSFTQSMQQFPADPVDLKIVEGIVSLAHSLNLAVTVEGVETGAQAEQLRILGCDTAQGWYYARPGPPDRLHELALVDATG; this is encoded by the coding sequence GTGATCGCCGAGCCGGACGGGCCGGAGGGCAGACTGCGCAGGTTCGCGACGATCTGGAGCCGCGCGGTGTTCCCGGCGACCTCGACCTCGCTGACCCGGCCCGAGTTCGAGGAGCTGCTCCTGCCGCTGGCGCGGCGGTTGAGCGAGGCGCTGCGCGCCCGGACCTTCGAGGCCGAGGAGGGTAAGGCCGTCGGGGCCGCCCTCGTCAGCGCGCACTGCACCGACCCCGACGCCCTCACCCACACCCTGGAGTGCGTCGACGCCTACCTGGTCCTCTACTGCGGCGGCGACGGCTCCCAGGAGGACCTGCGGATCCGCTCGGCCCGCCTCCAGCACGCCATGGCGGCCGGCTTCGCCCAGGAACTGCGCGAGCGCACGCTGGCCGAGCAGGAGGCCATCTCGGTGGCCGCCCTCCAGGCCCAGGGCGTCGTCGCCCAGGCCCTGCACGCGACCGAGGCCCGCTTCCGCGCGGTCTTCGAGGGCGCGGCCATAGGAATCGGCATGGCCGACCTCGACGGCAACATCCTCCAGGTCAACGGCGCGCTGCTGCGCATGTTCGGCATCACCGAGCAGACCATGGGCGGCCGCAACGTCCGCGAGTGGACCCACCCGGACGACGCGCCCCAGACCTGGACCCTCTACGACGAACTCGTCCGCGGCGAGCGCGAGCACTACCACGTCGAGAAGGCGTTCTACCGGCCTGACGGAACGGTCCTGTGGACCAACCTCACGGTCTCCCTCCTGCGCGACGCCGACGGCAACCCGCAGTACCAGCTCGCCCTCATGGAGGACACCACCGAGCGCCGGCTGCTCAATCTGCGGCTGCGCTACGAGGCGACCCACGACGCCCTCACCGGTCTCCCGAACCGCACCCTGTTCTTCGAACGCCTGGAGAAGGCGCTCGGCGCGGGCGACAACCAGCGGTTCGGCCTGTGCTACCTCGACCTCGACGGCTTCAAGACCATCAACGACAGCCTCGGCCACGCGGCCGGCGACCGGCTGCTCGTCGAGGTCGCCGACCGGCTGCAGTCCTGCGCGACCGCGCCCGGCGAGATGGTCGCCCGCCTCGGCGGCGACGAGTTCGTGGCGCTGACCACAGGACCCGACACCGAGCGCGAGGTCGACGAACTCGCCGGCCGCATCATGAACGCCCTGATCACCCCGGTCAGCATCGACGGCCGTGACCTCACCGTGCGCGGCTCCATCGGCATCGTCGAGGGCCCGGCGGGCGAGCGCGGTCCGGCGGAGGTGCTGCGCAGCGCGGACATCACGATGTACCGGGCCAAGTCGGCGGGCGGCAACCGCTTCGAACTCGCCGACCCGGAGGCCGACGCCCGCGCCATCACCCGCCACGGCCTGACGACGGCGCTCCCGGCCGCCCTGGACCGCAACGAGTTCTTCATCGAGTACCAGCCGCTGGTCCACCTCGGCGACGGCAGCGTGCGCGGCGCCGAGGCCCTGGTCCGCTGGCTGCACCCGCAGCACGGCGTGCTCGGCCCCGACCGCTTCATCCCGCTCGCCGAACACACCGGCCTGATCGTCCCGTTGGGCCGCTGGGTCCTGGAACAGTCCGTACGACAGGCCCGCGCGTGGCGCGAGTCGTACGGCGACGGCGTGCCCCTGCGCATCAACGTCAACCTCTCGCCCTGCCAGCTCACCCACCCCGGCCTGGTCCAGGAGACCGTGGACATCCTGGAGCGCACCGGCGTCGCACCCGACGCGCTCTGCCTGGAGGTCACCGAGTCGGCGCTGATCGGAGCCGACGACGACCTGCTGAAGCCGCTCCGCCAACTCGCCGAGATGGGCGTCGACATCGCCCTGGACGACTTCGGCACCGGCTACTCCAACCTCGCCAACCTCCGCCGGCTGCCGGTGAGCATCCTCAAGCTGGACCGCTCCTTCACCCAGAGCATGCAGCAGTTCCCGGCCGACCCCGTCGACCTCAAGATCGTCGAGGGCATCGTCTCCCTCGCCCACAGCCTGAACCTCGCGGTGACGGTCGAGGGCGTCGAAACGGGGGCGCAGGCCGAGCAGTTGCGGATACTCGGCTGCGACACGGCCCAGGGCTGGTACTACGCCCGCCCGGGCCCGCCGGACCGCCTGCACGAGCTGGCACTGGTCGACGCGACGGGCTGA